TCTGGTCGAAACATAATGGGAATGACAGCTATAGTATTAGTCGTCATTTTGACAAGCTCAATGACGGTAAAAATACCATCGCATCCTCTTTTATCGGTGGTAATCTTAAGGAAGCCTCATGCCTAAATCCCTAGAAACCTATTTCGAAGAAAAGTTTGAGACGACAGCTAAACGGCAGGACAAGCTGGGCGAGAAAGACTCTAAAGTAAATAGCACAGAGATTAACTGGAGTTTACAGCTAAAGCTAATGGCGATTAACTCCCTAATTGTAATTTCTACTTGTGCTATTATCATTACTGTTGCTACATACTTTTTTAAAGAAGACAACGAGATACGAATAAAGGAAGAGAATATTCGCACAGTAGAACTCTACGGGACGACCGTTCAGACTTATATGTCTTCTGTAATTCAAAAATCCAAACAGATGGGCGTTACACTAGAAAATAATACGGTTACAGACTTGCAGAAAAAACTATTTGCGAATTTGTATTTTGATTCGGATACCGATATTGTGTTTTTGGGAATTTATTCATCAGGTGGAAAGGAATTAGGACTAACCAACTATATCGTCAACGAAGAATATACTTTAAAGAATAAAATCAAAGAATCTTTTTTTAAAGATTTAATTTTAAATAACGAGGATTCCCTTAAACGAGTTTTAAACGGTGGGGTGGTGCTTTCTAATGTAAATAAGGGAAATCAGTTCATTCCTTTTCTTGCCGTTGCCATTCCATTTACCAGAGATTTATTCGGGCAAAAGGTGATTATCTCCATTTTAAAATTAGATAATATTTTACCTACTTTCGAGAGAAAGGGGATAAGTGAAATTTACCTCGTCGATATAAATGGAAATGTACTTGCTCACCCTGAGAAGGAAAAAGTTTTTGCCGCCTCTAATTTGATTGGCTCACCCATTGTTCAGGAGATGCTAAAAAGCCCTACCAATACAGGTCAAAAACGATTTGAAGAGGAAAAGAAATTCTTTATAGGGAGTTTTAAAAAAGTAGATATTATTAACGGAGCAGTTATTTCCACTGTGCCAGAAGAAAAAGTATTTGAAGAAGTCTATAATATCCAACGTCGAAATATTTATATCCTAAGCATTGGACTTTGTGTTTCTCTTATCATTACATTTTTATTTGCGAAAACTATAAGTTTGCCAATCATTTCTCTACTTGCGGCTACTGTCCGTATATCCAAAGGAGATTTCAAAGTAGATATCAAAGCAAAAAATCAGGACGAGATTGGAGTTTTGACAGAGCATTTTATTTCGATGAGTCAAGGACTAGAAGAGAGGGAACGTGTAAAAGATGCATTTGGTAGATTTGTAAATCCGAATGTAGTGGAAATGGTTTTATCCAAAGAGCTAAAACTCGGTGGAGAAAATAAAATGTGCGCAATCTTTTTCTCGGACATACGAGGATTTACCTCTATTTCGGAAAAATTAACTCCTGAAGAAGTAGTCGAATTTCTTAACGAATACATGACCTTAATGGTAGAATGCATTGATCTTACTTTTGGGATTGTAGATAAATTTATCGGAGATGCTATCATGGCAACCTGGGGAGCTGTGGATACTATTGGTAATCCGGCAGAGAACGCAATCAATGCTTCTCTTATGATGCGAGATTCCCTGATTCGCTTCAACAAAAATAGAGGAGGGGCAAAAAAACCAATTATTAAAATCGGATGTGGAATGAATTTCGGACCGGTTATTGCAGGTCAAATCGGATCGGAAAATCGTTTGGAGTATACTGTGATTGGAGATGCTGTAAATCTTGCTTCTCGGATCGAAGCTTTGAATAAACCTTTCGGGACAGATATTCTAATCTCCGCTGATATGTATGAGGAAGTAAAAGAAATTTACGTCGTTGAAAAAATGAAACAGATTCAAGTGAAAGGAAAAGAGGAAGCACAGACTATATTTGCCGTTATCCGCAGAAAAGATGATAAGGAGCCAGATTCCCCTAACAACCTCCAAGAGTTAAGGACACTTCTAGGAATTGAATTTAATGAAGAAAAATTTGCATCCTCTGGCGATGAAGAGGAGAAGAAATATAGTTTCGTCGAAAATAAGACAGTAGAAGAGAAGTTGGAGGGTAAGGGTAAAAAGACTAAGAAGGATAATAATGCCTAGATTTAAAGTCATTATCCCTGTCACCTCGAACAATTTCTTCGTGAGAGGTCTATTTCTCTTAGCACTATCCTTTCTTAAACAGATAGATTGCTCAAGATTTTCTTGCCTTGTGCTTGTCGCGCCCTTTGCATTCGCACGCATGAGAAGGCTGTTCGAAATGATAATAAAGGATGCTGTCTAATATGAATTTTCCCCATATAAAATCCTATCTCGACAGCACTCCGCACATGCTCTCCCTTTTCTCTATAGGCATACTACTATTCTCCTCTTTACTGTGTTTGGAATTTAGGCATTCGTCTCATTCGGGAGCAAACGAAATTATAGGTTATGTAACGATTAAAAATAAGGCAATCAAACGAAAAGCGGATTTCACTGTAGTATGGGATGAAGTAGAAGAAAAACAACCTCTCTCTAGGCGGGATACCATTCAGTCTGCTGCTCTTTCTAATGTATTGATTACCTTAAACGATGGGAC
This sequence is a window from Leptospiraceae bacterium. Protein-coding genes within it:
- a CDS encoding HAMP domain-containing protein, with amino-acid sequence MPKSLETYFEEKFETTAKRQDKLGEKDSKVNSTEINWSLQLKLMAINSLIVISTCAIIITVATYFFKEDNEIRIKEENIRTVELYGTTVQTYMSSVIQKSKQMGVTLENNTVTDLQKKLFANLYFDSDTDIVFLGIYSSGGKELGLTNYIVNEEYTLKNKIKESFFKDLILNNEDSLKRVLNGGVVLSNVNKGNQFIPFLAVAIPFTRDLFGQKVIISILKLDNILPTFERKGISEIYLVDINGNVLAHPEKEKVFAASNLIGSPIVQEMLKSPTNTGQKRFEEEKKFFIGSFKKVDIINGAVISTVPEEKVFEEVYNIQRRNIYILSIGLCVSLIITFLFAKTISLPIISLLAATVRISKGDFKVDIKAKNQDEIGVLTEHFISMSQGLEERERVKDAFGRFVNPNVVEMVLSKELKLGGENKMCAIFFSDIRGFTSISEKLTPEEVVEFLNEYMTLMVECIDLTFGIVDKFIGDAIMATWGAVDTIGNPAENAINASLMMRDSLIRFNKNRGGAKKPIIKIGCGMNFGPVIAGQIGSENRLEYTVIGDAVNLASRIEALNKPFGTDILISADMYEEVKEIYVVEKMKQIQVKGKEEAQTIFAVIRRKDDKEPDSPNNLQELRTLLGIEFNEEKFASSGDEEEKKYSFVENKTVEEKLEGKGKKTKKDNNA